The Panicum virgatum strain AP13 chromosome 5K, P.virgatum_v5, whole genome shotgun sequence genome has a window encoding:
- the LOC120707889 gene encoding ABC transporter G family member 38-like, protein MEMLSRSLHGMASPDATPYFSGASSRRRSGADEVDDEEALRWAAMERLPSFERLRTGLVRAAEAAAAAGGRGHEEVDVRAMGLAQRQAFLDRVLRVAEEDNERFLRKLRARIDRAGIQIPTAEVRFRGLSVEAECHVGTRALPTLANAALDAAESLLGRLGVNLGGKRRPLRILKDVSGVVRPSRMTLLLGPPASGKTTLLLALAGKLDPSLKVSGELTYNGYGLDEFVPQKTAAYISQNDVHDGEMTVKEVIDFSAKCQGVGQRYELLQELAKKERQQGIYPDPEVDLFMKATSVHGATLQTDYILRILGLDMCADVIVGNELMRGISGGQKKRLTTAEMLVGPTKVLFMDEISTGLDSSTTFQIVKCIQQIVHLGEATVLVSLLQPAPEVFELFDDVMLLSEGQIVYQGPREYVLEFFEMCGFRCPVRKGVADFLQEVTSKKDQEQYWIQNEKPYHYVSVPDFVSKFKKFHMGKSLKKQLSVPFHKRKIHKSALVFSEQSVPTLELLKTSWSKEWLLMKRNSFIYVFKTVQGTLIALVASTVFLRTHMHTRNEEDGQLYIGALVYVMIVNMFNGFAESAVILARLPVLYRHRDFLFYRPWSFTLPNVLLRVPASLFESIVWVVITYYTIGFAPEASRFFKHLIAIFFIQQMAAGLFRLVSGVCRTVVITNTAGSLAVLFMFVLGGFILPKDAISKWLIWGYYCSPLTYGYIALAANEMHSPRWMDKFAPDGRRLGVAVLENAGIFTNKEWYWIATGALLGFTILFNVLFTLSLMYINPVGKPQAILPEETDTNIENTQEGKEMSDISQRSKFPTPEPLSPNSMITLDKVLEQLRGQSTSDRSHRNASVRISPGRGMILPFEPLSMSFSEINYYVDMPAEMKSQGVTADKLQLLSGISGAFRPGVLTALMGVSGSGKTTLMDVLSGRKTGGYIEGEIYISGYPKNQATFARISGYCEQNDIHSPQITIRESLLFSAFMRLPKEVTDEEKKIFVDEVMELVELNGLKDAIVGLPGLNGLSTEQRKRLTIAVELVANPSIIFMDEPTSGLDARAAAIVMRTVRNTVNTGRTVVCTIHQPSIDIFEAFDELLLMKRGGQIIFSGPLGRDSHKVVEYFEAIHGVPKIKEGCNPATWMLDVSSAATEVQLKIDFAEHYKSSTVYQRNKALVKELSKPPPGSSDLYFPTQYSRSTFDQFKCCVWKQWLTYWRSPDYNLVRMFFALFTALLLGIIFWRVGRKIKSSTDLLIIIGSMYFAVAFVGFENCVTAQSVIAVERTVFYRERAAGMYSAIPYALSQVVVEIPYVFVETVIYSLIVYSMMSFQWTPAKFFWFFYISFLTFLYFTYYGMMSVAITPNPQLASIFAAAFYSLFNLFSGFIIPRTKIPKWWIWYYWICPVAWTVYGLIVSQYGDVEDFIKVPGQPDKQVRDFIKDYFGYDPDYMGVVAGVLTGFTVLFAFIYVYCIKRFNFQQR, encoded by the exons ATGGAGATGCTGAGCCGAAGCCTGCACGGCATGGCGAGCCCGGACGCGACGCCCTACTTCTCGGGCGCgtcgtcgcggcggcgcagcggcgccgacgaggtggacgacgaggaggcgctGCGGTGGGCCGCCATGGAGCGCCTCCCGTCCTTCGAGCGCCTGCGCACGGGCCTcgtgcgcgcggcggaggcggcggcggcggccggcgggcgcgggcacgaGGAGGTGGACGTGCGCGCCATGGGGCTCGCGCAGCGCCAGGCGTTCCTGGACCgcgtcctccgcgtcgccgaggaggacaacgagcgctTCCTCCGGAAGCTCCGCGCCCGCATCGACCGCGCGGGGATCCAGATCCCCACGGCCGAGGTGCGGTTCCGGGGCCTGAGCGTGGAGGCCGAGTGCCACGTCGGGACGCGCGCGCTGCCGACGCTGGCCAACGCGGCGCTGGACGCCGCCGAATCGCTGCTGGGCCGGCTCGGGGTCAACCTCGGCGGCAAGCGGAGGCCGCTCCGCATCCTCAAGGACGTCTCCGGCGTCGTGCGGCCGTCCAGGATGACGCTCCTGCTCGGCCCGCCGGCGTCCGGCAAGACGACGCTGCTGCTGGCGCTCGCCGGCAAACTGGACCCCAGCCTCAAG GTGAGCGGGGAGCTGACGTACAACGGGTACGGGCTGGACGAGTTCGTGCCGCAGAAGACGGCGGCGTACATCAGCCAGAACGACGTCCACGACGGCGAGATGACCGTCAAGGAGGTCATCGACTTCTCCGCGAAGTGCCAGGGCGTGGGCCAGAGATACG AGCTGCTCCAGGAGCTGGCGAAGAAGGAGAGGCAGCAGGGGATTTATCCCGACCCGGAGGTTGACCTGTTCATGAAg GCCACTTCGGTTCACGGAGCCACTCTGCAGACGGACTACATTCTCAGG ATCCTCGGGCTGGACATGTGCGCGGACGTCATCGTCGGCAACGAGCTGATGCGCGGCATCTCCGGCGGCCAGAAGAAGCGCCTCACCACAG CGGAGATGCTGGTCGGCCCGACCAAGGTGCTGTTCATGGACGAGATCTCCACGGGCctcgacagctccaccaccttcCAGATCGTCAAGTGCATTCAGCAGATCGTCCACCTGGGCGAGGCCACCGTCCTGGTGTCGCTGCTCCAGCCGGCGCCGGAGGTCTTCGAGCTCTTCGACGACGTCATGCTGCTGTCCGAGGGTCAGATCGTCTACCAGGGGCCCCGGGAGTACGTGCTGGAGTTCTTCGAGATGTGTGGGTTCCGCTGCCCGGTGAGGAAAGGTGTCGCTGATTTCTTGCAGGAG GTTACATCAAAGAAAGATCAAGAGCAGTACTGGATACAGAACGAAAAACCATATCACTATGTGTCAGTACCTGACTTTGTTTCTAAGTTCAAGAAGTTTCATATGGGGAAGAGCCTCAAAAAGCAACTTTCAGTTCCTTTCCACAAGAGAAAAATACACAAATCTGCTTTGGTATTCTCTGAGCAGTCTGTTCCTACTTTGGAGCTTCTCAAGACCTCATGGTCCAAGGAATGGCTTCTCATGAAGAGAAACTCGTTTATCTATGTTTTTAAAACAGTTCAG GGAACCCTGATTGCATTAGTAGCATCTACGGTTTTCTTGCGAACACATATGCACACAAGAAATGAGGAAGATGGACAACTCTACATAGGAGCACTTGTTTATGTCATGATAGTTAACATGTTCAATGGTTTTGCTGAGTCAGCTGTTATTTTGGCACGGCTCCCTGTTCTTTACAGACATAGGGACTTCTTGTTCTATCGACCATGGAGTTTTACACTTCCAAATGTTCTACTGAGAGTCCCTGCCTCCCTGTTCGAATCGATAGTTTGGGTAGTTATAACATATTACACCATCGGTTTTGCCCCTGAAGCTAGCCG GTTCTTCAAGCATCTGATTGCCATCTTCTTTATCCAGCAGATGGCTGCAGGACTCTTCAGACTTGTCTCTGGCGTGTGCAGAACGGTTGTCATAACTAATACGGCAGGATCACTTGCAGTCCTTTTCATGTTTGTACTTGGAGGATTCATCCTACCAAAAG ATGCAATTTCAAAATGGTTGATATGGGGTTACTATTGTTCACCTCTAACATATGGATACATTGCTCTTGCCGCTAATGAGATGCATTCTCCAAGGTGGATGGACAAATTT GCACCTGATGGTAGGAGATTGGGAGTAGCAGTTCTAGAAAATGCAGGTATCTTCACCAACAAGGAATGGTACTGGATTGCAACTGGTGCACTTCTAGGGTTCACTATTCTGTTCAATGTGTTATTCACACTGTCACTTATGTACATAAATC CTGTTGGAAAACCACAGGCAATCTTGCCTGAAGAAACTGATACAAATATAGAGAACACTCAGGAAGGAAAGGAGATGTCAGATATATCACAGAGAAGTAAATTCCCAACACCAGAACCTTTATCCCCAAACTCAATGATCACAT TGGATAAGGTGCTTGAACAATTGCGTGGCCAGAGTACTTCTGATAGGTCACACAGAAATGCTTCTGTCAGAATTTCTCCAGGGAGAGGGATGATACTTCCTTTCGAACCCCTCTCCATGTCCTTCAGTGAGATAAATTACTACGTTGACATGCCTGCA GAGATGAAGAGTCAAGGAGTAACTGCTGATAAGCTTCAGCTGTTGTCAGGGATATCTGGGGCTTTTCGACCTGGTGTTCTTACTGCCCTTATGGGCGTGAGTGGATCTGGAAAGACTACTCTCATGGATGTTTTATCTGGAAGGAAGACTGGTGGATATATTGAAGGAGAAATATATATCTCTGGTTACCCTAAGAACCAAGCAACATTTGCAAGAATATCAGGGTACTGTGAGCAAAATGACATCCACTCTCCACAGATCACTATAAGGGAGTCCCTACTCTTTTCTGCTTTCATGCGTCTTCCTAAGGAGGTCACGGATGAAGAAAAGAAG ATATTCGTGGATGAAGTTATGGAACTGGTTGAGCTTAATGGTCTCAAGGATGCTATTGTGGGTCTCCCTGGTTTGAACGGGCTCTCAACAGAACAAAGAAAGAGATTAACGATTGCTGTAGAGCTTGTGGCAAACCCCTCAATTATCTTCATGGACGAGCCAACTTCAGGTCTTGATGCAAGGGCTGCTGCAATTGTTATGAGAACTGTTCGGAACACTGTTAATACTGGAAGAACCGTTGTGTGCACTATCCACCAACCAAGTATTGACATTTTTGAAGCTTTCGATGAG CTGCTTTTAATGAAAAGAGGAGGCCAGATCATATTCTCTGGGCCATTGGGTAGGGACTCACATAAAGTTGTTGAATACTTTGAG GCAATTCATGGAGTTCCTAAGATCAAAGAGGGGTGCAACCCTGCTACATGGATGTTGGATGTAAGCTCAGCTGCTACAGAGGTTCAGTTGAAGATTGATTTTGCTGAACATTACAAGTCATCAACTGTGTATCA GCGGAACAAAGCATTAGTTAAAGAGCTGAGCAAGCCACCTCCTGGTTCCAGCGACCTCTACTTCCCCACTCAATACTCGCGGAGCACCTTTGAtcagttcaagtgttgcgtctGGAAGCAATGGTTGACTTACTGGAGAAGCCCTGACTACAACCTTGTCAGAATGTTCTTTGCATTATTTACTGCCTTATTGCTGGGGATTATATTCTGGAGGGTTGGTCGTAAGAT AAAGAGTTCAACAGATCTTTTGATCATCATTGGATCAATGTATTTTGCTGTTGCATTTGTTGGTTTTGAAAATTGTGTAACTGCTCAATCTGTTATTGCTGTGGAGAGGACTGTCTTTTACAGAGAGCGTGCAGCCGGAATGTACTCAGCTATACCCTATGCTCTCTCACAG GTTGTTGTGGAGATACCATATGTGTTCGTCGAGACTGTCATATATAGTCTTATTGTGTACTCAATGATGTCTTTCCAGTGGACACCAGCAAAATTCTTCTGGTTCTTCTACATTTCATTCCTCACCTTCCTCTATTTCACTTACTATGGTATGATGAGTGTCGCCATAACACCGAACCCTCAGCTTGCTTCCATATTTGCCGCTGCCTTCTACTCTCTCTTTAATCTCTTCTCAGGGTTCATCATCCCAAGAACG AAAATCCCAAAATGGTGGATATGGTACTACTGGATTTGCCCGGTGGCATGGACGGTTTATGGACTGATTGTTTCTCAGTATGGTGATGTGGAGGATTTTATCAAGGTGCCTGGCCAACCCGATAAGCAAGTCAGGGATTTCATCAAGGACTACTTCGGCTATGACCCAGACTACATGGGTGTAGTAGCAGGAGTTCTGACTGGCTTTACTGTCCTCTTTGCTTTTATATATGTTTACTGCATAAAGAGATTTAATTTCCAACAGAGGTAG
- the LOC120707891 gene encoding pentatricopeptide repeat-containing protein At1g77170, mitochondrial-like isoform X1 → MVLPSHLTSPARGMPAAHGHVSSRPRGTAHRDPLPPHHLADLAAARLESCADARLPPRIHAHLLRRGLLLLPFHWNALTRAYLRLGSPRAALRAAACMMAHGAAPDRYTFPLALKAAAQAERPGSSLRLQLHAAAVMRGLARHPFTESALISGYAKAGDLGAARRMFDENPHRELGSWNAIISGISQEGRYKEALALFHELRRGGMVPDDLTMVSVASTCCALGDIGLVGQLHKCILQCQRSGRLDVTLSNTLVDMYAKCGRTDLARRVFDRMTVRDVSSWTTMITGLATHGEVQGALDMFDDMLREAVPPNRVTMLAVLSACAHGGLVDRGLGLLKQMEDGEVKVVPTVEHYGCVVDMLGRVGRVDEARALVEQRMPMEPNVVIWGTLLGAAEKQGNVSVGEWAAERLVEAEPWNDGVYVVLSNIYAAAGMWGEVERVRKIMSERKVMKSPGCSL, encoded by the coding sequence ATGGTTCTGCCATCCCATCTCACCTCGCCGGCACGCGGTATGCCCGCCGCTCACGGCCACGTATCCTCCCGCCCGCGCGGCACCGCGCATCGCGATCCCCTCCCGCCTCACCAcctcgccgacctcgccgcGGCCCGGCTCGAGTCCTGCGCCGACGCGCGCCTCCCTCCGCGGATCCATGCACATCTCctgcgccgcggcctcctcctgctgccaTTCCACTGGAACGCCCTCACCCGCGCCTACCTCCGCCTCGGctcgccccgcgccgcgctccgcgccgccgcgtgcatGATGGCCCACGGCGCCGCGCCCGACCGCTACACGTTCCCGCTAGCCCTCAAGGCCGCGGCCCAGGCCGAGCGCCCCGGGTCCAGCCTGCGCCTGCagcttcacgccgccgccgtcatgcGCGGCCTCGCGCGCCACCCCTTCACCGAGAGCGCGCTCATCAGCGGCTACGCGAAGGCTGGCGACCTGGGCGCCGCCCGCAGGATGTTCGACGAAAACCCGCACCGGGAACTCGGGTCGTGGAACGCCATCATAAGCGGCATCTCGCAGGAAGGTAGGTACAAGGAGGCGCTGGCGTTGTTTCACGAGCTGCGGAGGGGCGGCATGGTACCGGATGATCTGACCATGGTGAGCGTTGCGTCCACGTGCTGTGCGCTTGGCGATATTGGCTTGGTGGGGCAGCTGCACAAGTGCATCTTACAATGCCAGCGCTCCGGCCGGCTCGATGTGACGCTGTCCAACACGTTGGTTGATATGTATGCTAAGTGTGGTCGCACGGACCTCGCAAGAAGGGTGTTTGATAGAATGACTGTCAGGGATGTGTCCTCATGGACAACCATGATTACTGGGCTTGCAACGCATGGTGAGGTGCAAGGCGCATTGGACATGTTTGATGATATGCTGAGAGAAGCAGTACCACCAAATAGGGTGACGATGTTGGCAGTCCTTTCTGCTTGCGCTCATGGAGGGCTGGTGGATAGAGGGCTGGGCTTGCTGAAGCAAATGGAAGATGGGGAGGTCAAGGTAGTGCCAACAGTCGAACACTACGGGTGTGTGGTTGATATGCTTGGTAGAGTTGGCCGTGTGGATGAGGCGCGTGCTTTGGTGGAGCAGAGGATGCCAATGGAGCCAAATGTGGTGATATGGGGAACATTGCTTGGTGCAGCCGAGAAGCAAGGGAATGTGAGTGTTGGGGAGTGGGCAGCAGAAAGGCTAGTGGAGGCTGAACCATGGAATGACGGGGTTTATGTGGTGTTGTCCAATATTTATGCTGCTGCTGGTATGTGGGGTGAGGTCGAGAGGGTGAGGAAGATTATGTCAGAGAGGAAAGTCATGAAGTCTCCTGGCTGCAGCCTGTAG
- the LOC120707891 gene encoding CASP-like protein 3A1 isoform X2 — MGSIGNGRSVSVVGIQMPPAGSKNVVEPALPVPRWPRLSMIMVATRAAVLVMALLSVSLMVSSKQQGILTIFGIEIPLYANWSFSYSLQFLVGMSATTAAYSLLHLFLIAHKVVKKVPMVPSRRQTWLLFAGDQVFSLAMMSAGSAAAAVSNLNRTGIRHTALPNFCKPLPRFCDFSAASIACAFLSCAFLATSAVIDVIWLSGPRDE, encoded by the exons ATGGGTTCCATAGGTAATGGCCGAAGTGTCTCGGTGGTTGGCATCCAGATGCCACCGGCGGGGAGCAAGAATGTGGTGGAGCCAGCACTTCCGGTGCCAAGATGGCCACGGCTGAGCATGATTATGGTGGCAACCCGAGCTGCAGTCTTGGTGATGGCACTGCTCTCGGTGTCGCTAATGGTCTCCTCCAAGCAGCAGGGCATTCTCACCATATTCGGCATTGAGATCCCGCTATATGCCAATTGGTCCTTTTCTTATTCCCTACA ATTCTTGGTTGGGATGTCTGCAACTACGGCCGCCTACTCGTTGCTTCATCTCTTCTTGATTGCGCACAAGGTCGTGAAGAAGGTCCCCATGGTTCCTTCCCGGCGCCAAACATGGCTGCTGTTTGCTGGTGATCAG GTGTTTTCGCTTGCGATGATGAGCGCCGGgtcagcggcggcagcggtgtCCAATCTGAACCGCACCGGCATCCGGCACACGGCGCTGCCCAACTTCTGCAAGCCGCTGCCACGTTTCTGCGACTTCTCGGCGGCCTCCATCGCTTGCGCCTTCCTCAGCTGCGCCTTCCTCGCGACGTCTGCCGTAATCGATGTTATCTGGTTGTCAGGTCCGCGAGACGAGTGA
- the LOC120707892 gene encoding ultraviolet-B receptor UVR8-like, which translates to MPPKVVTIAAGEVHTLALTGDGEVYSWGRGPFGRLGTGREDDELVPTAVAPAVGARGGRPRPRFVAVAAGAYHSLALDDEGSLWSWGYNLYGQLGYGDQNALFPCLVDQFQDLDSPETLDDEAQSTGDRTSLKLSSVKAGGMMSFAIDSLGALWMWGNCPQQTDAGEFCIASSSVPLPVWDFHGHTVVKVACGNEHVVAAVSAGETYTGGDLVCYAWGNNNHGQLGLGDKESRSRPVLISAFSEESSWEVYEIACGASHTAVLTNKKSFDQIESRCWTFGLGDKGQLGHGTTATICSPQPVDGLPTGSFLISLDCGLFHTTVVSSDGEVWCWGMERGLGLCPDASFSGVDAGDALCPIRVQSPETNGFKFLGPVQIACGAAHTVLVAGDGYRMWAWGRGRSGVLGRGQTADSYIPCVVMWPPLGENFQEIHEDQAEASTSRVNDRTRTELEQKLSAASDELQFLRSKLTLMERYANILHISIFRKPLDERTLPRSLQESPVFDIRKEFENILDAADTDELNRLEIFYRSMLSGVKDKLLKRRVQEMVQQCIISLSAGRQTPRDQ; encoded by the exons ATGCCGCCCAAGGTGGTGACCATCGCCGCGGGCGAGGTCCACACGCTCGCCCTCACGG GTGATGGGGAGGTGTACTCGTGGGGCAGGGGCCCGTTCGGCCGCCTCGGGACCGGCCGCGAGGACGACGAGCTCGTCCCCACCGCCGTGGCGCCCGCGGTCGGCGCCCGCGGTGGGAGGCCGAGGCCCAGGTtcgtggccgtcgccgccggggccTACCACAGCCTTGCGCTGGACG ATGAAGGTTCACTCTGGTCATGGGGCTACAATCTCT ATGGCCAGCTTGGCTACGGGGATCAGAATGCCCTTTTTCCTTGTTTGGTTGATCAATTTCAGGATCTAGATTCTCCTGAAACACTAGATGATGAAGCCCAGAGCACAGGTGATCGAACTTCTTTGAAG CTGTCTTCTGTCAAAGCTGGTGGCATGATGTCTTTTGCCATAGACAGTTTGGGGGCCCTGTGGATGTGGGGAAATTGCCCTCAGCAGACGGATGCTGGAGAATTTTGTATTGCAAGTAGTTCTGTTCCACTACCTGTGTGGGATTTCCATGGACACACTGTTGTTAAGGTTGCCTGTGGTAATGAGCATGTAGTAGCTGCAGTTAGTGCTGGGGAGACTTATACTGGAGGTGACCTTGTTTGCTATGCTTGGGGAAACAACAACCATGGTCAGTTGGGTCTAGGTGACAAGGAAAGTAGATCTCGTCCTGTGCTTATCTCAGCATTTAGTGAAGAATCTTCTTGGGAGGTGTATGAAATTGCATGCGGAGCTTCTCACACTGCCGTCCTCACCAATAAGAAGTCTTTTGACCAGATAGAATCTCGGTGCTGGACGTTTGGCCTTGGTGACAAGGGGCAGCTTGGCCACGGAACCACAGCCACCATTTGCTCACCACAACCTGTTGATGGCTTACCAACCGGATCCTTCCTTATTTCTCTTGATTGTGGATTGTTTCACACAACTGTAGTCTCCTCTGATGGAGAGGTGTGGTGTTGGGGAATGGAGAGAGGTCTTGGGCTGTGCCCAGATGCTAGCTTTTCAGGGGTTGATGCAGGGGATGCTCTATGTCCGATAAGAGTTCAGTCACCTGAAACAAATGGGTTCAAATTTCTTGGTCCAGTGCAGATCGCCTGTGGAGCTGCCCACACTGTTCTCGTTGCTGGTGATGGGTATAGGATGTGGGCATGGGGCAGAGGCCGCAGTGGTGTGCTTGGGAGAGGCCAGACTGCTGACAGCTACATACCATGCGTTGTGATGTGGCCTCCTCTTGGTGAGAACTTCCAGGAGATTCATGAGGACCAAGCAGAGGCATCAACATCAAGAGTGAATGATCGCACTAGAACTGAGTTGGAGCAGAAGCTATCTGCTGCCTCGGATGAATTACAGTTCCTAAGGTCAAAACTGACACTCATGGAGAGATATGCCAACATACTCCACATATCAATCTTTCGTAAGCCACTTGATGAACGGACACTGCCACGTTCACTCCAGGAATCTCCCGTCTTTGATATTAGAAAGGAATTTGAGAACATATTGGATGCAGCAGACACTGATGAACTCAATCGTTTGGAGATCTTCTACCGCAGCATGCTTTCCGGTGTGAAGGACAAGCTTCTGAAGCGAAGAGTCCAAGAGATGGTTCAACAATGCATTATTTCACTCTCAGCAGGGAGGCAAACCCCTCGAGATCAGTGA